The genome window CGGACAGTCAGTCGGCCGGGCGCCAGATGAGCGCGCATGTGTCGGCGCCGGAGCTGAACGTCCTCAGCATCGTCGGTCCCGTGGGCAACAGCGCCCTTCAGGCCGCCGGCGTCGCGCATGAAATCAAGGCGCGCGAGAGCCGTCCGATCGTGCTGTGCGCGCTCGGCGACGGGATGAGTCAGCAGGGCGAAGTCCTCGAGGCGATCGCCGAGGCGGTGCGCTGGCGCCTGCCGGTCTTCTTCCTGATCGAAGACAATTCCTACGCGATCTCGACGCGGACCGGCGGAAAGACCTTTTACTCGACGCCGGACGGCGATCCCGAGACGTTTTGCGGGCTCGCGATCCATCGCGTCGACGGCAGCGATCCGATCGCCTGCGCCGAGGCTTTCGGTGCGCTGGTCGGCACGGTTCGCGACACGCGCGGCCCGGCGCTCTGCGTGATGACGGTCGCGAGGCTGTGCGACCATACCAATGCCGACGACGAAACCGTCTATCGCACGCCGGACGAACGGCGTCATCTTCGCGCGACCGCCGACCCCCTCGCCAAACTGCGCGTTTGGCTGATGAGCGCGGGCGTCGGAGAGGAACGGATCTCGGCGCTCGACCGCGCGATCGCCGCCGAGACGCGCGCGGCCGCCGAGCAGGCGCTGGAGCACGATGCGCCCCGCGCCATGTTCGGCGCCAAGGCGCCGCTCGGCGACGAGATGACGCGCCGGGAGCGGGAATGCCGCGGAACGGAGGGCGATGCCTCGGTTCCGATGGCCGCCGCTCTGAGAACCTGCCTGGCCGCGAGACTGCGCGACGACTCCCGGGTCACCCTCTACGGAGAGGATATCGAGGATCCCAAGGGCGATGTTTTCGGCCTGACGCGCGGCCTCGGCGATGAGTTTCCCGGCAGGGTCGTGAATTCTCCCCTGAGCGAATCGACGATCATGGGCGTCTCGATCGGACGGGCCCTGGCGGGCGGCCGGCCGGTCGCCTTCTTTCAGTTCGCCGATTTTCTTCCGCTCGGCTTCAACCAACTCGCCGGCGAACTCGCCAGCCTGCATTGGCGGACCGACGGCGGTTGGCGCGCGCCGGTGGTCGTCCTCGCCAGTTGCGGCGCCTATCGTCCGGGCCTCGGGCCGTTTCACGCGGGCAGCGCTGAGGCGCTCGTCGCCCATGTTCCGGGGCTCGACGTCGCGCTGCCCTCCACCGCCGCCGACGCGGCGGGGATGTTGAACGCGGCGTTCCGCAGCCAGAGGCCGACGGTCGTGCTGTATCCCAAGGCGCTTCTGAACGACGCCACGCGCGGCGGTCCGGCGAATGTCTCCGACCTGTTCGTTCCCGTCGGCACGGCGCGCAAGGTTCGGGAAGGCGACGCGCTGACCCTGGTCGCCTGGGGCAACACGGTGCCGTTGTGCGAAAGAGTTGCCGAGACCCTCGCGGAAACCGGAGTCGCGGCGGAGGTCATCGACCTGCGCTGGATTTCGCCCTGGGACACCGAGATGGTTTGCCGCTCGGCGCGCAAGACCGGACGGCTTCTGGTCGCGCACGAAGACAATCTGACCGCGGGCTTCGGCGCCGAAGTGATCGCCGCCGTGGTCGAACAGGTCAAGGCGCCTCTCGAAGTCCGCCGGGTCGCGCGGCCCGACACGTTCGTGCCCTGCCATTTCGGCAACCAGCTCGAAGTTCTGCCGTCCTACCGGAGGATTCTGACGGCCGCGGCGGAGATGTGCGATCTCGATCTCGCCTGGGACGTCGCTCCCGACGCCGTCGACGGGCACCTCGTCGTCGAGACCATCGGTTCGAGCCCGGCGGACCAGTCGATCGAAGTCGCCGAACTGTTGGTGAAGTGCGGCGACACCGTGGTGGCCGGGCAGACCATCGCGAGCCTGGAGGGGGACAAGGCGGTCATCGAAATCGCGTCTCCGGCGGACGGCGTGGTCGAAGAGATTCATCTTCGGCCCGGCGAACGCGGCACCGTCGGCGCACCTTTGATCACGCTCGGCGTCGCCCGCCAACGGCGGCGCCAGCCGGTTCGGGAAGACACCGGAACGGCGCGGCTTACGCGGCGCAAGTCGGCCGTGCCGCAGCCCCAGTCGCGGCCGCAATCCGGCGATCGGAGCGTCGTCGCGGTCGCCGGGCTCGGCGCCGTCTTGGGGTGCGACCGGCTTGAAAACCGCGATCTGATCGCGAGGCTGCCGACGCTGGCGATGGACGGAGGCGACGGCCTTTATCAACGCACCGGGATCGAAAGCCGTCCGGTCGCCGATTCCTCGCAAACCGTCGTGAGCATGGCGGCGGAGGCGGCCCGCGAGGCCCTTGCGGAAGCGGGGCTCGGCGTCGACGCCCTCAGCCTGATCATCTGCTGCACGACGACGCCCGAGATGATCGCGCCCTCCAGCGCCTGCCGCATCCTGCATGCCCTCGACCCGGCGGTGGAGGTGGCGGCCTACGATCTTCAGGCCGCATGCTCGGGGTATCTTTACGCGCTGACCGCGGCCTTCGATCATCTTCAGGCTCGCCCGGACGGGGCGGTATTGGTGCTGACGTCGGAACTCATGCGCCGGATCGTCGACATCGACGATCCCGCGACCTCACCGGTTTTCGGCGATGCCGCCACCGCGACCGTTCTCACCGGCGCGGCTTCGGCGGCCCGCCGTCTGGCGCTGTTCCGGCGGCCGTTCGTGAGCGCGCACGGCGAGACCGGAAAGACGCTGCAGGTGCCCTTGCCGGGACCGGATGCCCATGTCCGGATGGACGGCAGACGCATCTTCGGCGAAGGGGTCAGGCGGATGGGCTTCGCGCTGCAGGAAGCCTGCGCGCGTTCCGGACTGGCGGTCGAGGATCTCGATCTGATCGTTCCGCATCAGGCGAACGGGCGGATCATCGAGGCGCTCCGCGCGCGTCTGCATCTGCCCGCCGAACGGGTCTGGAACGAAATCCGCTTCCGCGGCAACACGTCGTCGAGTTCGATTCCGCTTGCTTTGACCACGATATTGCGGGAGCCGGGTCCGCCACGCCGGATCGGCGTCTGCGCGTTCGGCGCCGGGTATACGTTCGGCGGCGCGATCTGCGAGACGGCGCGGTGACGCGAATGGGCGTCCGCCGGGCTCCGGTCCCGGCGGCGCGAACCTCTGAGGCACGACAGGTACGGAAAGGACCGGGAAACGTTGATCAACTCGGGCGGTCGGGTGAAATTCCACCGCAAGCCCCGGGGAAATAGGCATATATTTTCGTTCGTCGTGCTGTGGGCCCGGCCGGCTCCACGGCGTTCTCCCAACATCGGAAAGGACGCCCGGAGGTTCGGCCGCATCTGCCCGGCAGTCATCAGCCATGGCAACGCGTATCGAGGCGGGACCCGGTCGAACGGGTCGAGATCTTCCGCCGGGAGGGAACCCGCTTGCGGGTGATTGGGGAGTCGTCTTGAAAATCGTCGTATGTGCAAAGAAGGATCTCGCCGGATGTCTCGCGCTCAACCGGTTGACGGCCGCGCTTGCGGGGCGGCATGAGGTCTTCGTCGTCCTGTCCGACTACGTGATGAAAGAAGAGACCGGCAATCCTTACGCCGCGTGGTTGGTGGCTCACGAACGGAACATCGTTCTGGACCGGATACTGCCTTGGTTGGACGCACGTTTTCCGAAGGGGA of uncultured Alphaproteobacteria bacterium contains these proteins:
- a CDS encoding Branched-chain ketoacyl-acyl carrier protein synthase III; the protein is MTLSPPNARRQGAENLSLPETPCPDEVLQLYRSMRGARAIDEMERELIARGEAFFHVSGAGHEATAALAKYLRDDDFLHCHYRDKALLLARGVPVGAFFDNLLCNADSQSAGRQMSAHVSAPELNVLSIVGPVGNSALQAAGVAHEIKARESRPIVLCALGDGMSQQGEVLEAIAEAVRWRLPVFFLIEDNSYAISTRTGGKTFYSTPDGDPETFCGLAIHRVDGSDPIACAEAFGALVGTVRDTRGPALCVMTVARLCDHTNADDETVYRTPDERRHLRATADPLAKLRVWLMSAGVGEERISALDRAIAAETRAAAEQALEHDAPRAMFGAKAPLGDEMTRRERECRGTEGDASVPMAAALRTCLAARLRDDSRVTLYGEDIEDPKGDVFGLTRGLGDEFPGRVVNSPLSESTIMGVSIGRALAGGRPVAFFQFADFLPLGFNQLAGELASLHWRTDGGWRAPVVVLASCGAYRPGLGPFHAGSAEALVAHVPGLDVALPSTAADAAGMLNAAFRSQRPTVVLYPKALLNDATRGGPANVSDLFVPVGTARKVREGDALTLVAWGNTVPLCERVAETLAETGVAAEVIDLRWISPWDTEMVCRSARKTGRLLVAHEDNLTAGFGAEVIAAVVEQVKAPLEVRRVARPDTFVPCHFGNQLEVLPSYRRILTAAAEMCDLDLAWDVAPDAVDGHLVVETIGSSPADQSIEVAELLVKCGDTVVAGQTIASLEGDKAVIEIASPADGVVEEIHLRPGERGTVGAPLITLGVARQRRRQPVREDTGTARLTRRKSAVPQPQSRPQSGDRSVVAVAGLGAVLGCDRLENRDLIARLPTLAMDGGDGLYQRTGIESRPVADSSQTVVSMAAEAAREALAEAGLGVDALSLIICCTTTPEMIAPSSACRILHALDPAVEVAAYDLQAACSGYLYALTAAFDHLQARPDGAVLVLTSELMRRIVDIDDPATSPVFGDAATATVLTGAASAARRLALFRRPFVSAHGETGKTLQVPLPGPDAHVRMDGRRIFGEGVRRMGFALQEACARSGLAVEDLDLIVPHQANGRIIEALRARLHLPAERVWNEIRFRGNTSSSSIPLALTTILREPGPPRRIGVCAFGAGYTFGGAICETAR